In Quercus robur chromosome 10, dhQueRobu3.1, whole genome shotgun sequence, a genomic segment contains:
- the LOC126704278 gene encoding non-specific lipid-transfer protein 1-like yields MRSVMKSMFLPFLLISLFATTKAAAGAALCADVDAALQTCDTIFKTGNLNDPSFDGCCAGLNKIATISATIGAKAACQCVHAALGIAANPTSVAVGISAQVPEKCGINLGFSIDATVGC; encoded by the coding sequence ATGAGGTCTGTCATGAAGTCAATGTTCCTCCCTTTCCTCCTGATCAGCCTATTCGCTACAACTAAAGCAGCAGCTGGCGCTGCCTTATGTGCTGATGTGGATGCAGCTCTCCAGACCTGTGATACTATTTTCAAAACTGGAAACCTGAACGATCCCTCGTTTGATGGATGTTGTGCAGGCCTCAATAAGATCGCAACCATTTCGGCCACCATCGGGGCCAAAGCAGCATGTCAATGTGTCCATGCGGCACTAGGTATTGCAGCCAATCCAACTTCAGTCGCTGTTGGAATCTCCGCCCAAGTGCCGGAAAAATGCGGTATCAATCTTGGCTTTAGCATAGATGCTACGGTCggttgttaa
- the LOC126704279 gene encoding uncharacterized protein LOC126704279 produces the protein MSCIVWNCRGLGNQLAVQELAEVVTAKAPTVVFLAETLADEARLDFVKDRIRFDKKFVVQRVNRGGGLVLYWKNDLLIDVVSSSLNHIDVIINKDTEEAWRFTGFYGEPETHKRQETWELLRYLHSQNSLPWLCAGDFNEILKQSEKLGGRTRPPGQMQLFRDTLDECGLMDIGFKGSPFTWSKLCNNGISIWERLDRAVVSYEWFSKHPGTQVHHIDSTTSDHKILWIEQSVLDCSPRKKLFRFEEMWLDDKGCGETVEGVWQINYEEAGNTRVIRKVEKCGTALTNWSKDSFGNVRKQLEKKKRRELMKAEKVVLQGGNSSKLIELKKEINSLMGKEERMWRQRSRTLHIKDGDRNT, from the coding sequence ATGAGTTGCATCGTGTGGAACTGTAGGGGGCTCGGGAACCAACTGGCAGTTCAAGAACTTGCGGAGGTAGTGACCGCAAAAGCTCCCACTGTCGTGTTCTTGGCCGAAACACTGGCAGATGAAGCTAGGCTTGATTTCGTAAAAGACCGGATCCgttttgacaaaaaatttgttgttcaAAGGGTTAACAGAGGTGGAGGTTTGGTTCTTTATTGGAAGAATGACTTGTTAATTGatgttgtttcttcttctttgaatcATATAGACGTTATCATCAACAAGGACACAGAGGAAGCATGGCGTTTTACCGGATTCTACGGCGAACCGGAAACTCACAAACGGCAGGAAACATGGGAGCTACTCCGCTATCTTCATAGCCAAAACTCACTGCCTTGGCTATGCGCCGGGGATTTCAATGAGATCCTAAAGCAGAGTGAGAAGCTAGGGGGGCGAACTAGACCACCAGGACAGATGCAGCTCTTCCGTGACACACTAGATGAATGCGGACTGATGGACATTGGCTTTAAGGGTTCTCCCTTTACATGGAGTAAACTTTGCAACAACGGAATTTCGATTTGGGAGAGGTTAGATAGAGCTGTGGTGTCTTATGAATGGTTCTCCAAACACCCAGGTACTCAAGTTCATCATATTGACAGCACAACTTCAGACCATAAAATTCTTTGGATTGAGCAGTCGGTCTTGGATTGCTCACCGAGGAAAAAGCTCTTCCGATTCGAGGAAATGTGGCTAGATGATAAGGGATGTGGCGAAACAGTGGAAGGGGTATGGCAAATTAACTATGAAGAGGCAGGAAACACTAGGGTGATCCGAAAGGTTGAGAAATGTGGGACGGCACTGACAAATTGGAGCAAGGATAGCTTCGGTAATGTAAGAAAgcaattggaaaaaaaaaaaagaagagaactaATGAAGGCAGAAAAAGTGGTCCTCCAGGGTGGAAATTCAAGCAAATTAATTGAGCTAAAGAAAGAGATCAATTCTTTAATGGGTAAAGAGGAAAGAATGTGGCGACAGAGGTCACGCACCTTGCACATCAAAGATGGTGATCGAAACACTTGA